ACGCGCCACCGTGCCGTTCGCCATCCACCGCGTCGCGATGGCCGTCACGAGGCTCGACAAGCTCCAGTAGCTGGCCCGCACCACGCGCTTGATCTGCGCGGCACGCTCGTCCGGCACCACCACATAGCCAAAGCGCAGTCCGCTCGCCACGCTCTTCGAAACGCTCGAAACGTGGATCGTACGCTCGGGCGCGAGCGCCGCCAACGGCGGCGGTGCGTCCTCGACGAGATAGGCGTAGGTCGCATCTTCGACGATCAGGCAATCATGCCGGCGTGCGATGGCCACCAACCGCTCGCGCTGCGACGCGCTCAAGATCCAGCCAAGCGGATTGTGCAACGTCGGCATGACATAGATGGCGCGAATGGCGCCCCGCCGGCACAGCGCGTCGAGCGCCGCCAGATCCGTGCCGTCTCCGGCCGACGGCACGGGCTTGAGCGTCAATCCCGCCACGTCGGCCACCATTTTGAAGCCGGGATAGGTCAACGCGTCGACAGCGACCGCGTCGCCCGGGCGCAGGAAAGCGCGCACGGCAACGTCGAGTCCCTGCTGCGCGCCGCCGACGAAGAACACCTGGCGGGCACTCACGTGGATGCCGCGCGTCCGGTGGAGATAGTCGGCGACGATGGCGCGCTCCTGGAGCCGTCCACCGGGAGGCTGCTGGTGCATCAGCGCGCTCAGATCGCCCGCCGTCGCCAGTTCGCGCAGCGTCGTGCGCAACAGATCGCTTTGCCCCTCCCACGACGGATGGTTGAACGACAGATCCACCGCGTGCGAACTGAGTCGCGCCTCGTCGTCGGCGTCCCATGCGTTCCGCTCGTCCCATTCCCGCTGCAACGGACGGTGGCGAACGAAGGTGCCGCGCCCGACCTCGCCCACGACGAGCCCCATGGCCTGCAACCTGGCGTAGACCTTGGTGGCCGAGGCGATCGCAATGCCGTATTGCACGGCCAGCTTGCGATGCGTAGGCAACGCCGCGCCGGGCAGCAGCTCGCC
The Pandoraea pulmonicola DNA segment above includes these coding regions:
- a CDS encoding PLP-dependent aminotransferase family protein produces the protein MPDSPVTAAVERLAMAIRSGELLPGAALPTHRKLAVQYGIAIASATKVYARLQAMGLVVGEVGRGTFVRHRPLQREWDERNAWDADDEARLSSHAVDLSFNHPSWEGQSDLLRTTLRELATAGDLSALMHQQPPGGRLQERAIVADYLHRTRGIHVSARQVFFVGGAQQGLDVAVRAFLRPGDAVAVDALTYPGFKMVADVAGLTLKPVPSAGDGTDLAALDALCRRGAIRAIYVMPTLHNPLGWILSASQRERLVAIARRHDCLIVEDATYAYLVEDAPPPLAALAPERTIHVSSVSKSVASGLRFGYVVVPDERAAQIKRVVRASYWSLSSLVTAIATRWMANGTVARQEQWLREDARRRQAVAREMLHGMAMVAHPSSLFLWLPLPEGLRMDQVVSALAADGIATSKADAYATTRHAPHALRLGLSSMPLAQVGPVLAQVRAIIERLPI